The region GCAAGCTCTCTCTCAACAGCTGCTGATCGCAGCGCTCTCTGGCCTGGCAGCTCTCGCTCTGCCGTCgccggcgtcgctgccgctgcctctgccgTCCGGGGCCTGgccacaaaaacaacaccacagcTTTTCGAAATTAGTTCTAGTGAGTCTGTGAAAGTGTGAGCGACTGCGAGGCGCGATCAATTGGCAAACAACCGCAAGCGGATCAACTGCTCCACACGCCACGCCGAATACCGTTGGATAGCGCCGAGCACAGCGCCGAATATAAGAGCGGACTGGAACTGGACCACGCCACCCACAAGCGCCACATCACATCGCAAGccgaacacacacacatcacGTGCAACATGTCGCATCAGTGCAGCTGCGGTCGCGACCTCAACAACAACTACGTCTCCTACACGAACGCCTACGCCAACGCGAACGCCTCCTTGGACCGCGAGGCGGCCACCAGCGGCAAGTCCTCCGGCCCGCCGCGCGCCCAGCTGACGGCCAAGGTGATGTTCGGCACGGTGGGCGCCATCAAGGAGCTGCGCGacaaggagcagcagcagcagcagcggcaggcGGCACGGGCGGGCGAGCGGCGCAACTGAGTGCGCGGGCGGGGGCGGTCCAAGGCGGTCCGAGGGGCGGGACGACCGGCCGCTGGAGCGGTCGAGTGCTGTGCTGTGGGTTGTCGGCGGGGGATCTCTGGCTGATCGCAGGAGGACGACACGGATGCTTGGATGGAGCATTGCAGAATTCGCGGGTCTCCGGAGAGCTGACTGGAGTCCAAGGAAGGAGCCCGGTGTGGATCCGTGGAACTGCCAGGAGTGAATCCAAGTAGCCCGAGTCGTTTGGGGCACTGATAGCCCCAGTGGGCGATCCCCGGATCACGTTAGAGGCTTCGAGTGTGGCCAGGGGCAGGGCAATCTGTGTAACGACATTCCTTCTCAACAATAACTATCCAAAAACGAAAAAACCGAGTACATCACATATTTATACACCCTTCTTGTCTGCCACACCAGCTCTAACTCTCCCTCCACCTCCCGTTAGCTTCGGCAGAACTCTACAATTCGGTGTAAATTGtttattacatatatttatatactacaTAGTGCAATACTTTAGCTGTacacgaacacacacacacgcctaGCCGTAAGTTTGTTTTACTTTGTAAGTGCACACGCATACACTCACCCATCCCACAATGTTgtttcatttgtt is a window of Drosophila biarmipes strain raj3 chromosome 3R, RU_DBia_V1.1, whole genome shotgun sequence DNA encoding:
- the LOC108032225 gene encoding uncharacterized protein LOC108032225 yields the protein MSHQCSCGRDLNNNYVSYTNAYANANASLDREAATSGKSSGPPRAQLTAKVMFGTVGAIKELRDKEQQQQQRQAARAGERRN